A window of Cyanobacterium sp. T60_A2020_053 genomic DNA:
TTAGATGATAAGTTACAGCGCGCGTCCCAGAAGTGTTTAGTTAATTATGGTTTTTTTATGGGCGCTACATCGGAAAATTTGGATGATTTGCGCGATGCAACTCCAGCTTGTGGGATTAAAATTTTTATGGGTTCGTCCCATGGTGCTTTGTTGGTTAGTACAGAGCAAGAAATTGAGCCAATTTTTGCGAAGGGTAGTCGTTTAATTGCGGTTCATGCGGAGGATCAAGGGCGCATTGTGGAGCGTAAAAAGGAGTATCATGGCATCACTGATGTGGCGATTCATTCCACCATTCAGGATGAGACGGCGGCGCTTAATGCCACTAAATTAGCTTTAAAATTATCTAATAAGTATCAAAGAAGGTTACACATTTTACATCTTAGTACGGGTATTGAGGCGGAATATTTGCGAGAGCATAAACCTAGTTGGGTTTCTACGGAGGTGACACCGCAACATTTAGTTTTAAATACAGATTCTTATGCTCAAATCGGTTCTTTTGCGCAGATGAATCCGCCGTTGAGATCGCCTGAAAATAATGAAATTTTGTGGAGGGCGCTGAAAGATGGCGTTATTGATTGTATCGCAACGGATCACGCGCCCCACACCCTAGAAGAAAAAGCTCAACCTTATCCTAATTCTCCTTCGGGGATGCCGGGGGTAGAAACTTCTTTGCCTGTGATGTTGACTAAATTCTACAAGGAAGGGCGCTGT
This region includes:
- a CDS encoding dihydroorotase produces the protein MTQADLLIKNAQIFLANGDIFQGDLRITQGKIAEIGENLEVAEEKVIDAEGLTLLPGVIDPQVHFREPGLEHKEDLFTASCACVMGGVTSFLEMPNTRPLTTTQEALDDKLQRASQKCLVNYGFFMGATSENLDDLRDATPACGIKIFMGSSHGALLVSTEQEIEPIFAKGSRLIAVHAEDQGRIVERKKEYHGITDVAIHSTIQDETAALNATKLALKLSNKYQRRLHILHLSTGIEAEYLREHKPSWVSTEVTPQHLVLNTDSYAQIGSFAQMNPPLRSPENNEILWRALKDGVIDCIATDHAPHTLEEKAQPYPNSPSGMPGVETSLPVMLTKFYKEGRCSLGDIVRWMCSAPAKLYNIPHKGKIELDYDADLILVDLNTYRPVLRENVQSKCGWSPFEGWNLTGYPVYTIVGGQVALEKGIINTSVRGSALSFG